Proteins co-encoded in one Candidatus Krumholzibacteriota bacterium genomic window:
- a CDS encoding DUF1926 domain-containing protein, translating to MKHTVTFILGLHNHQPVGNFEHVIEEAYERAYLPFLEVLEEYPHIPFALHNSGILWDWFASRHPEYVELLDKMVARGQVELMSGGYYEPILTVIPERDRQGQLAMMRRHLEARSGRPPRGCWLTERIWDPHLPRTLANAGLEYVVVDDSHFRSTGFRPGEMRGYFRTEEDGAYVNVFPIDKKLRYLIPFHDPAETIEYLRGVAEENGGGTVVLADDGEKFGLWTGTHDLCYGQGRLRRFCDALTGAGDWLRLSTFERVLDDEPPAGIVYLPTASYSEMMEWALSLPAQKLQREARRVLDDHGGFGETADLVRGGFWRNFLVKYEESNWMHKRMLEVSGMLAAHREQTGEDDAWREAAGHLYQAQCNCAYWHGLFGGLYLPHLRSAVFTHIIGAEKTIETAARAGNDLPAVRVADIDGDGVEEVCVATPAMKIVMKRRGAALREFDLREPAFNLTDTLTRREEIYHARLADLGAGGPADGAVSIHDVLTAKETGLEKIIAYDRFPRHSLLDRFIDADATLADYARAACDERGNFVSAVWDLDVDESGDLPLLRFVRDGLVETADGARNVRIEKRVSPLGPTGLEARWTLRAAGGGLRCRFAVESVFSFLAGDAPDRYVEIPGREIEDRRLASTGEERDVAEAALVDEWLGLRARFCFEPTALFWRYPIETVSNSDAGFERVYQGTAIVPVFDLDLADGEEASFRIEVRVEKTSRPGEGRG from the coding sequence ATGAAGCACACGGTCACCTTTATCCTCGGACTGCACAACCACCAGCCGGTCGGCAACTTCGAACACGTCATCGAGGAGGCGTACGAGCGGGCGTACCTGCCCTTCCTCGAGGTGCTCGAGGAGTACCCGCACATTCCCTTCGCGCTGCACAACAGCGGCATCCTCTGGGACTGGTTCGCCTCGCGGCACCCCGAATACGTCGAGCTCCTCGACAAAATGGTCGCGCGGGGGCAGGTCGAGCTGATGAGCGGCGGCTATTACGAGCCGATCCTCACCGTCATCCCCGAGCGCGACCGGCAGGGGCAGCTCGCCATGATGCGCCGCCACCTCGAGGCGCGGTCGGGGCGCCCGCCCCGCGGCTGCTGGCTCACCGAGCGCATCTGGGATCCGCACCTCCCGCGGACCCTCGCCAACGCCGGCCTCGAGTACGTCGTGGTCGACGACAGCCATTTCAGGAGCACCGGTTTCCGCCCGGGCGAGATGCGCGGCTATTTCCGCACCGAGGAGGACGGGGCCTACGTGAACGTCTTCCCGATCGACAAGAAGCTCAGGTACCTGATCCCCTTCCACGATCCGGCGGAGACGATCGAGTATCTCCGCGGCGTGGCGGAAGAGAACGGCGGGGGGACGGTCGTCCTCGCCGACGACGGCGAGAAGTTCGGGCTGTGGACGGGCACGCACGACCTCTGCTACGGGCAGGGCCGGCTCCGGCGGTTCTGCGACGCGCTCACCGGGGCGGGCGACTGGCTCCGGCTCTCCACCTTCGAGCGGGTGCTCGACGACGAGCCGCCGGCGGGGATCGTCTACCTGCCCACCGCGTCCTACAGCGAGATGATGGAATGGGCGCTCTCCCTTCCCGCGCAGAAGCTCCAGCGGGAGGCGCGGCGCGTCCTCGACGACCACGGCGGTTTCGGGGAGACGGCCGACCTCGTCCGCGGCGGATTCTGGCGCAACTTCCTCGTGAAGTACGAGGAGAGCAACTGGATGCACAAGCGGATGCTCGAGGTGAGCGGCATGCTCGCCGCGCACCGCGAACAGACGGGGGAGGACGACGCCTGGCGCGAGGCGGCCGGTCATCTCTACCAGGCCCAGTGCAACTGCGCCTACTGGCACGGGCTCTTCGGCGGGCTCTACCTGCCCCACCTGCGATCGGCCGTCTTCACGCACATCATCGGGGCGGAGAAGACGATCGAGACGGCCGCGCGCGCGGGGAACGACCTCCCGGCCGTCCGCGTCGCCGACATCGACGGCGACGGCGTCGAGGAGGTCTGCGTGGCGACGCCGGCGATGAAGATCGTCATGAAACGGCGCGGAGCGGCCCTGCGCGAATTCGACCTGAGGGAGCCGGCCTTCAATCTCACGGACACCCTGACGCGCAGGGAGGAGATCTATCACGCCCGGCTCGCCGATCTCGGCGCGGGCGGACCCGCCGACGGCGCGGTGAGCATCCACGACGTCCTCACCGCCAAGGAAACGGGCCTCGAGAAGATCATCGCCTACGACCGCTTTCCGCGGCACTCCCTGCTCGACCGGTTCATCGACGCGGATGCGACCCTCGCGGACTACGCCCGGGCGGCCTGCGACGAGCGGGGAAACTTCGTCTCGGCCGTCTGGGATCTCGACGTCGACGAGAGCGGCGATCTTCCGCTTCTTCGTTTCGTGCGCGACGGGCTCGTCGAGACCGCCGACGGGGCGCGAAACGTGCGGATCGAGAAACGGGTGTCGCCGCTCGGGCCGACGGGCCTCGAGGCCCGCTGGACGCTGCGCGCGGCGGGAGGCGGCCTGCGCTGCCGGTTCGCCGTCGAGAGCGTCTTCTCCTTTCTCGCCGGGGACGCGCCCGACCGGTACGTGGAGATCCCCGGGCGCGAGATCGAGGATCGCCGGCTCGCCTCGACCGGCGAGGAACGCGACGTCGCCGAGGCGGCCCTGGTGGACGAGTGGCTCGGCCTGCGGGCCCGGTTTTGCTTCGAGCCAACCGCTCTCTTCTGGCGATACCCGATCGAGACCGTCTCGAATTCCGACGCCGGCTTCGAGCGCGTCTACCAGGGGACGGCGATCGTCCCCGTGTTCGATCTCGACCTCGCCGACGGGGAAGAGGCATCCTTCAGAATCGAGGTGCGCGTCGAGAAGACGTCGCGACCCGGGGAAGGCCGAGGGTGA
- a CDS encoding bifunctional phosphoglucose/phosphomannose isomerase, which produces MGTEGADRFHHIDRSRMLETVVAGPGQLIEGWRAAADAAGLLSSRRTPMAICGMGGSAAGGLLLGDLAGAGAPAPVHVIRNYLLPSWVGEDTLLVCVSYSGDTEETLECFHNALLRGNRPVAITSGGRLAEEARRAGTPLVTIPGGLPPRAAIGYLFGPLLRLGAAHGLVDVDDETVARAVHRAGKIASRYALEADLAGNVALQLAKKLYGRIPLVYSGGGLLANLPYRWKCQFNENSKSMAFANVFPELGHNEVMGWESTERMREGFFLVMLRDAADHPRVQRRMDATYAMLEPLGAGATLLDSEGPPGRAGRLERLLSLLVLGDVASVYLAVEYGKDPTPIDKIQEIKDLLGTEDR; this is translated from the coding sequence ATGGGAACGGAAGGCGCCGACAGGTTCCATCATATCGACCGGAGCCGGATGCTGGAGACGGTCGTCGCCGGCCCCGGGCAGCTGATCGAGGGATGGCGGGCGGCGGCCGACGCGGCCGGGCTCCTGTCCTCGCGGCGGACCCCGATGGCGATCTGCGGGATGGGCGGTTCCGCGGCCGGCGGGCTGCTTCTCGGCGATCTCGCCGGGGCGGGCGCGCCGGCGCCGGTCCATGTCATCCGCAATTACCTGCTTCCCTCCTGGGTCGGCGAAGACACGCTCCTCGTCTGCGTCTCCTACAGCGGCGACACCGAGGAGACGCTCGAGTGCTTCCACAACGCCCTGCTCAGGGGAAACCGTCCCGTGGCGATCACCTCGGGCGGCCGTCTCGCCGAGGAGGCGCGCCGGGCCGGAACGCCCCTCGTCACGATCCCCGGCGGGCTGCCGCCCCGCGCGGCGATCGGGTACCTCTTCGGGCCGCTGCTCCGCCTCGGCGCAGCGCACGGTCTCGTGGACGTCGACGACGAGACGGTCGCCCGCGCGGTTCACCGCGCAGGGAAGATCGCGTCGCGGTACGCGCTCGAGGCCGACCTCGCGGGGAACGTCGCGCTCCAGCTGGCGAAGAAGCTCTACGGCCGGATCCCCCTCGTCTACAGCGGAGGCGGGCTCCTGGCGAACCTCCCCTACCGCTGGAAATGCCAGTTCAACGAGAACAGCAAGTCGATGGCCTTCGCGAACGTCTTCCCCGAACTGGGGCACAACGAGGTCATGGGCTGGGAGAGCACCGAGCGCATGCGGGAGGGATTCTTCCTCGTGATGCTCCGCGATGCCGCCGATCATCCGCGCGTGCAGAGAAGGATGGACGCCACCTACGCGATGCTCGAGCCACTCGGCGCCGGCGCGACGCTCCTCGACAGCGAAGGGCCGCCGGGCAGGGCGGGGCGCCTCGAGCGGCTCCTCTCGCTCCTCGTCCTCGGCGACGTCGCGAGCGTCTACCTCGCCGTCGAGTACGGCAAGGATCCCACGCCGATCGACAAGATCCAGGAAATCAAGGACCTGCTCGGAACGGAGGACCGATGA
- a CDS encoding PTS system mannose/fructose/sorbose family transporter subunit IID: MFRHWNQIWRLFLLQNSRNEKTLDGLGLLHVLAPRFPGWATDAEALEDLVRRHGGYFNANPVLASYIAGVVTNLEQRRRDGEEVTPERVERVKNALAAVLTARGDYFFEVILLPLGLTIGSIFAIHSSYIGPVLFLALYNLYHLRTRIGGYLIGVRLGEGLGRELVSHLFREQRLLGGCAAFCSGAFAAIVFSRAHALGGPRSAGWGVAVALAMVLLSRRVSFLAAVTILFLATAAFLLI; the protein is encoded by the coding sequence GTGTTTCGCCACTGGAACCAGATCTGGCGGCTCTTCCTGCTCCAGAACTCGCGCAACGAGAAGACCCTCGACGGGCTGGGGCTCCTGCACGTCCTCGCCCCCCGCTTCCCGGGCTGGGCGACCGACGCGGAGGCGCTGGAGGATCTCGTCCGCCGGCACGGGGGCTACTTCAACGCGAACCCCGTTCTCGCATCCTACATCGCCGGCGTCGTCACGAACCTCGAACAGCGGCGGCGCGACGGCGAGGAGGTGACGCCGGAGCGCGTCGAGCGGGTGAAGAACGCCCTGGCGGCCGTTCTCACCGCCCGGGGGGATTATTTCTTCGAGGTCATTCTCCTCCCGCTCGGATTGACAATCGGCAGCATATTTGCTATTCATAGCTCATATATCGGTCCGGTCCTATTCCTCGCGCTCTACAATCTGTACCATCTCCGAACACGGATAGGTGGATATCTGATCGGCGTGCGGCTGGGCGAGGGGCTGGGCCGGGAACTCGTTTCGCACCTGTTCAGGGAACAGAGGCTGCTGGGCGGGTGCGCCGCGTTCTGCTCGGGCGCGTTCGCGGCGATCGTCTTCAGCAGGGCCCATGCGCTGGGCGGGCCCCGGTCCGCGGGATGGGGCGTGGCCGTCGCCCTCGCCATGGTCCTGCTCTCGAGACGGGTCTCCTTTCTCGCCGCGGTGACGATCCTGTTCCTGGCGACGGCGGCTTTTCTGCTGATATGA
- a CDS encoding NTP transferase domain-containing protein, producing the protein MKAVIPVAGIGKRLRPHTLTAPKALVEVAGKPILGHIVDGLVGMGVTELVPIIGYMGDQIRAFLESTYDLPMHFVVQEEQRGIAHAVDLTRPWADDDELVIILGDTIIRTDFSRIPAAGDFVLGVREVEDPRRFGICLVEDGWITRIVEKPDEPVGNLAIVGLYYFRNSAPLYEACREIIDEGITTKGEFQITDALQRMIDAKNVRFRPYEIEGWFDCGKVETLLETNRILLDASSQPAERAGSIVVAPCRIDDEAIIEDSIVGPYVSVARGCEIRRSIVKDSILNEGCSVSEAVLEKSVIGAFAEVTGRGSSINIGDYSQLDRS; encoded by the coding sequence ATGAAAGCCGTCATCCCGGTCGCCGGCATCGGCAAGCGGCTCAGGCCGCATACGCTCACCGCGCCGAAGGCGCTCGTCGAGGTCGCAGGCAAGCCGATCCTCGGTCACATCGTCGACGGGCTGGTCGGGATGGGCGTCACCGAGCTCGTGCCGATCATCGGGTACATGGGCGACCAGATCCGCGCGTTCCTCGAGTCGACGTACGATCTGCCGATGCATTTCGTCGTCCAGGAAGAGCAGCGGGGGATCGCCCACGCCGTCGATCTCACGCGTCCCTGGGCCGACGACGACGAGCTGGTCATCATCCTCGGCGACACGATCATACGGACGGATTTCTCCCGCATCCCCGCCGCGGGCGATTTCGTCCTCGGCGTGCGCGAGGTCGAGGATCCCCGCCGGTTCGGCATCTGCCTCGTCGAGGACGGCTGGATCACGCGGATCGTCGAGAAGCCCGACGAGCCCGTCGGCAACCTCGCGATCGTGGGTCTCTACTACTTCAGGAACTCGGCCCCCCTCTACGAGGCCTGCCGGGAGATCATCGACGAGGGGATCACGACGAAGGGCGAGTTCCAGATCACCGACGCCCTCCAGCGCATGATCGACGCCAAGAACGTCCGGTTCCGCCCGTACGAGATCGAGGGCTGGTTCGATTGCGGCAAGGTGGAGACCCTCCTCGAGACGAACAGGATCCTCCTCGACGCGTCGTCGCAGCCGGCGGAGCGGGCCGGATCGATCGTCGTTGCCCCCTGCCGGATCGACGACGAGGCGATCATCGAGGATTCGATCGTGGGGCCCTATGTCTCGGTGGCCCGCGGCTGCGAGATCAGGCGTTCGATCGTGAAGGATTCCATCCTCAACGAGGGATGTTCGGTCTCGGAGGCGGTTCTCGAGAAATCCGTCATCGGCGCATTCGCCGAGGTGACGGGACGAGGGAGTTCGATCAATATCGGCGACTACTCGCAACTCGACCGTTCGTGA
- a CDS encoding HPr family phosphocarrier protein, with amino-acid sequence MTSATVTVRNENGIHLRLAGELVKAANRFESEIMIAKDSMQVNAKSILGVAGLGAECGASLDITAEGSDEKQAIAFLTELFSNRFNVEER; translated from the coding sequence ATGACGAGCGCCACCGTGACGGTGCGGAACGAGAACGGGATCCATCTCCGTCTCGCCGGCGAGCTCGTCAAGGCGGCGAACCGGTTCGAGTCGGAGATCATGATCGCCAAGGACTCGATGCAGGTCAACGCGAAGAGCATCCTCGGCGTCGCCGGTCTCGGCGCCGAATGCGGCGCTTCCCTCGACATCACCGCCGAGGGATCGGACGAGAAGCAGGCGATCGCCTTTCTCACGGAACTGTTCTCAAACCGTTTCAACGTGGAAGAACGATGA
- a CDS encoding PTS sugar transporter subunit IIC has protein sequence MREAIIAAAIGGLLAVDSRSSLRFMISQPIVGGLLTGLALGAPGEGFLAGSLMQMMFLGYVTVRGHHVPDLPMAGAAAAAVFVLSPRGLDPAAQGAVLFVALAVGLGAAWLGHVVYRGVGHLTAEIAPVALRLYLQGRRSTAMALHLSLLPLHFLYGFTIVLLAVPLGRALVSLAGGQIDSWAQLGLLLPAIGVGALMRLHLVRTRVFWLGAGFLFSFLLLTMGG, from the coding sequence GTGAGGGAAGCGATCATAGCGGCGGCGATCGGCGGGCTCCTCGCCGTCGACAGCCGGAGTTCGCTGCGTTTCATGATCTCGCAGCCGATCGTCGGCGGGCTCCTCACGGGGCTGGCGCTCGGGGCGCCGGGCGAGGGATTCCTCGCCGGCTCGCTGATGCAGATGATGTTTCTCGGCTACGTGACCGTCCGCGGGCATCACGTGCCCGATCTGCCCATGGCGGGGGCGGCGGCGGCGGCCGTCTTCGTCCTTTCGCCCCGCGGGCTGGATCCGGCGGCGCAGGGGGCCGTCCTCTTCGTCGCGCTCGCTGTCGGGCTCGGCGCGGCCTGGCTCGGGCATGTCGTCTACCGCGGCGTGGGACACCTGACGGCGGAGATCGCGCCGGTCGCCCTGCGGCTCTATCTCCAGGGGCGCCGGTCCACGGCGATGGCGCTTCATCTGTCCCTCCTGCCGCTGCATTTCCTCTACGGGTTCACCATCGTCCTCCTCGCCGTGCCGCTGGGCAGAGCGCTCGTCTCCCTGGCGGGGGGACAAATCGATTCCTGGGCGCAGCTCGGCCTGCTGCTGCCGGCGATCGGCGTGGGGGCCCTCATGCGCCTGCATCTCGTGCGGACGCGCGTCTTCTGGCTCGGAGCGGGTTTTCTTTTCTCGTTCCTGCTGCTGACGATGGGAGGCTGA
- the ptsP gene encoding phosphoenolpyruvate--protein phosphotransferase, whose amino-acid sequence MIDSERGDRKEMVFNGIPASPGIAFGEAFVVNVEDLPVSEERVGEAEIDMEVERFRVALRETKSELDKLHRTLEEEMGEEHAKILDSHRLILDDEAMVEETLSLIRSDCYNAARAVTQVLDRYLTTFEQIEDEYLKERAEDIRDVKRRVTRNLLGQKVEGLANLRKKAIVVAHNLTPSDTAGLKKKYVLAFVSDIGGSTSHAAIIARSQGIPAVVGLDGFARQAKPYDRLIVDGITGQVILHPTPETEALYRDAKERFLEMERELLTLKDYPAVTLDGRTIELSANIETDEEIDDAISHGAKGIGLFRTEYFFITRTTLPGEEEQYRYYRKVVKKLAPDPVIFRTLDVGGDKIARWAAADTAEANPFMGWRGIRFTLSRKDIFRTQLRAIFRASAHGRVRIMFPMISVIDEVRQAKAICDEVRDDLRRERYSLGDDVEIGIMIETPSAVALADKLAKEVDFFSIGTNDLVQYALAVDRGNSRISYLYDPLHPGILRMLRDTVKAAHRNGIWVGICGEMPASVRAALLVIGLGIDELSASPYHIPEIKKFIRSITYDETRALVRKALGKTTAGEIRELLDTFIREKRPELGEFIREWEKTEPDQG is encoded by the coding sequence ATGATCGATTCGGAACGCGGCGACAGGAAGGAAATGGTCTTCAACGGCATCCCGGCCTCGCCCGGGATCGCCTTCGGCGAGGCCTTCGTCGTCAATGTCGAGGATCTGCCCGTCTCCGAGGAACGCGTCGGCGAGGCGGAGATCGACATGGAGGTCGAGCGCTTCCGCGTGGCTCTCCGGGAGACCAAGAGCGAGCTCGACAAGCTCCACCGGACCCTCGAGGAGGAGATGGGGGAGGAGCACGCCAAGATCCTCGATTCGCACCGGTTGATCCTCGACGACGAGGCGATGGTCGAGGAGACGCTCTCGCTGATCAGGTCGGATTGCTACAACGCCGCCCGGGCGGTCACGCAGGTGCTCGACCGCTACCTGACGACCTTCGAGCAGATCGAGGACGAATACCTCAAGGAGCGGGCCGAGGATATCCGCGACGTCAAGCGGCGGGTGACGAGGAACCTGCTCGGACAGAAGGTCGAGGGGCTCGCCAATCTCCGCAAGAAGGCGATCGTCGTCGCCCACAACCTCACCCCCTCCGATACGGCGGGGCTCAAGAAGAAGTACGTCCTGGCCTTCGTCTCCGACATCGGCGGGTCCACCTCGCACGCCGCCATCATCGCCAGGTCGCAGGGGATTCCCGCGGTCGTCGGCCTCGACGGCTTCGCCAGGCAGGCGAAGCCCTACGACCGGCTGATCGTCGACGGCATCACCGGGCAGGTGATCCTCCACCCGACGCCGGAGACCGAGGCGCTCTACCGGGACGCGAAGGAACGTTTCCTGGAGATGGAGCGGGAGCTCCTCACGCTCAAGGACTACCCGGCCGTGACCCTCGACGGGCGGACGATCGAGCTCTCGGCCAACATCGAGACCGACGAGGAGATCGACGACGCCATCAGCCACGGCGCGAAGGGGATCGGCCTCTTCCGGACCGAATACTTCTTCATCACGAGGACGACGCTGCCGGGCGAGGAGGAGCAGTACCGGTACTACCGGAAGGTCGTGAAGAAGCTTGCCCCCGATCCCGTCATCTTCCGCACGCTCGACGTCGGCGGCGACAAGATCGCTCGCTGGGCGGCGGCGGACACGGCCGAGGCCAACCCCTTCATGGGCTGGCGCGGGATCCGGTTCACCCTCTCGCGCAAGGACATCTTCCGGACGCAGCTGCGGGCGATCTTCAGGGCATCGGCCCACGGGCGCGTGCGGATCATGTTCCCGATGATCTCGGTGATCGACGAGGTGCGCCAGGCGAAGGCGATCTGCGACGAGGTGCGGGACGACCTCCGCCGCGAACGGTACTCGCTCGGCGACGACGTGGAGATCGGGATCATGATCGAGACCCCCTCCGCCGTGGCCCTGGCCGACAAGCTGGCCAAGGAGGTCGACTTCTTCAGCATCGGCACGAACGACCTCGTGCAGTACGCGCTCGCCGTCGATCGCGGCAACAGCCGCATCTCCTATCTCTACGATCCGCTCCACCCGGGCATCCTGCGCATGCTCCGCGACACGGTGAAGGCGGCCCACCGGAACGGGATCTGGGTGGGGATCTGCGGCGAGATGCCGGCGAGCGTCCGGGCCGCGCTGCTCGTCATCGGCCTCGGGATCGACGAGTTGAGCGCGAGCCCCTACCACATACCAGAAATCAAGAAGTTCATCCGTTCGATCACGTACGACGAGACGCGCGCGCTCGTCCGGAAGGCGCTCGGCAAGACGACCGCCGGCGAGATCCGCGAGCTTCTCGACACCTTCATCCGCGAGAAGCGCCCCGAGCTCGGCGAGTTCATCCGCGAGTGGGAGAAGACCGAACCGGATCAGGGCTGA